A region from the Arachis ipaensis cultivar K30076 chromosome B01, Araip1.1, whole genome shotgun sequence genome encodes:
- the LOC107646306 gene encoding uncharacterized protein LOC107646306: MHFDEASVDKIIRTPVSIFGMEDRFSWPFRSDGNYTIKTGYHIARNERSFGNNNPSTSEDLKYLWREIWKLREPESTEHALLLCPWTRAAWFGAQIQCCPTTLTVSSFGKWMMDLLGNIRLNVGDNYDLYSSKLGFLVWEIWKARNLAVYQKTNPNPIMVIRKAKLMELEFMEMTEVPAKVSTNVTTTGSRVTWRPPLEGWIKCNVDAAFVEAQSLGAMAAVFRDRNGTLLSGINSSIVATSPLAMEALAVKAALIISQNFQIEKVIIESDNQILIQALKSHASIAEIQVILQDILHLARGIPSYGFTWVPREANSLAHEVAKLTGQGSLHQNWITYNPLSIKNILRKDNS; this comes from the exons ATGCATTTTGATGAAGCTTCGGTTGATAAAATCATTAGAACCCCAGTAAGTATTTTTGGAATGGAGGATAGGTTCAGCTGGCCTTTCAGATCGGATGGCAATTACACTATCAAGACGGGATATCATATTGCTAGGAATGAAAGGAGCTTCGGTAATAATAACCCATCTACCAGTGAAGACCTAAAATACTTATGGCGGGAAATTTGGAAATTAAGA GAACCAGAGTCCACTGAGCATGCATTGCTGCTATGTCCCTGGACAAGGGCAGCTTGGTTTGGGGCTCAAATTCAATGCTGTCCTACGACCCTAACAGTTTCTTCTTTTGGGAAGTGGATGATGGATCTTCTAGGAAATATAAGGCTGAATGTAGGGGATAATTACGATCTTTACAGCAGTAAGCTTGGTTTTCTAGTTTGGGAGATCTGGAAAGCGAGAAATCTAGCAGTATATCAGAAGACCAATCCTAATCCTATAATGGTGATTCGCAAGGCTAAACTAATGGAATTGGAATTTATGGAAATGACAGAGGTACCAGCAAAGGTTTCAACTAAtgtaacaacaacaggcagcagggTTACCTGGAGACCACCACTGGAAGGTTGGATTAAATGCAACGTTGATGCAGCATTTGTTGAAGCACAATCTTTGGGAGCTATGGCAGCGGTGTTCAGAGACCGCAACGGAACCCTTCTCTCAGGAATTAACTCCTCCATAGTCGCCACTTCGCCATTAGCTATGGAGGCATTAGCGGTTAAGGCAGCTTTAATTATTTCACAGAATTTTCAAATAGAGAAAGTTATCATAGAATCTGATAATCAGATACTCATCCAGGCACTAAAGTCACATGCATCAATTGCAGAAATTCAAGTTATACTACAGGACATATTACACTTAGCAAGAGGGATTCCAAGTTACGGTTTTACCTGGGTACCCAGAGAAGCAAACTCATTAGCCCATGAAGTGGCAAAACTCACAGGTCAGGGATCTCTCCACCAGAATTGGATCACATATAACCCATTGTCCATCAAGAACATTCTTCGAAAGGATAATTCTTGA